ATCCGCTGGACTCGCCCCACTTGAGGACCAAAATGCACTGCAGTCCTACTTGTCCCAGAGACATAGCTGCTGCCCAGCTGTTATGGAATGTGTCAGCTATATTGTGTTCACTGATGTTGTGCCAGTAGAAtgaaacacaacacagtgaGTCCAAAGACAGGACACCAGGGCAGGCAACAATAATAGTGAACATGTTCATTAAAAACGGTCCCAGTAAAAGACCAGTATGTAGAAGTATGAAGTATAGAGAATCTTAGTCCTACTTGTCCTCTCATCCACGctgtacttctctctctctctctctctctctctctctctctctctctttctctctctctttctatgccAACATGTGAATGAGCTACAGTGTATCAAAATGATTGTGGTTCTGCTCTGCGGATAGGATCGATAGTGCTGCTAGTAGCTCCCATGTGCTTCACTGAGATTGAAATGAGAGTCTGTCACTCTCGTTTGACTGGCCGTGTTATAGCCAATGACGGATGGATGCCTCTGGTGCAGATaatatgtgtgagagacagaagcctgtgtgtgtgtgtgtgtgtgtgtgtgtgtgtgtgtgtgtgtgtgtgtgtgtgtgtgtgatagagagggggttgtgtgtaagtgtgaagaAATATATTTTATAGGGTGTctctgtggaagtgtgtgagtctctgtgtctgtattttgtgtgtgtctttgtgtacatAACTGCTGCTTattatatacatgtgtgtgtgtgtgtgtgtgtgtgtgtgcgtttgtgtgtgtgtctgtgtgtgtgtgtgagtgtatatgtgttacaATGGGGATTTAATATGGAGATGGATGACTGCCAGAGCGTCCCTGGGTGAGCAGTAGCTGAGGCAGATGCAGAAAAGGGGCACATGTCATTCCCTCACTATATCCATCCCCTTcatcacttctcctctcctatctctaTCCTTCAATCTTTTCTataccctcactctctctctctctctctctctctcacacacacatacacattcactctgtttctttctctctctgtctctcctgttctcctgtctCAGTCTCAGCTGGGGCTGCCTCTTCTGAAGTTATATTACCCATGCACTCCAGTGCACGCCCATCTTTTTACTTAATAGCCATGGCAGCTGTAGCGAGTGGGATAATCTCGCtaatgctcctctctctctatccttctctctctctctctctctctctctctgtcgctcttttttactctgtaatttgtcttcctctctcttttctttcaacaaattcccactcactcactcattcgctcttgttgtcttttttctgtctcataCTCCCCACTTGctgtctctatcactctatcactctctgcctcgttcatttctctttctgttctttttgttcCTCGCTCCTCTTcttgtttctatctctctacacatctctctccctctatctatctatctatccttctctcttgctcagtctctctctctctctctctctctctctctctctctctctctcctcccaacaCTGCTTCCCTGTAAACCAGTCAACAGCAGCACCTTTTCATTAACTCACTGAAAGAAAAGGCTTAACCAGCATCCGTCTTCGGACCCCCTAATAAATGGCTCTGTCCCCTTTAAATCAAATTACCTTGTGCTTCTAAGGCACATTATTCAGGCCCACCAAATCCCAACAATATTTACTTGATTAAGTGTATTCAGGACTGTCCTCTCGCCATGTCCCCCCACGGATGCCCCCAAGGTTGTGGCACGGTGAACCCCAGATGGAGTGTACTGTTATGGGGGACACCCCACTGGACTGGGCGGGAGGGGGGTCGTGGATCAGAGACTGGATTAGGGGTTATTATTAATAAGGTCCCATCCCGTCTGTCACAACAGAGGCCGATCTCACCAGGCTGCCCAGCTCCACCGTATGATATAACGCACAtggacacatgcatacacacacacacacacacacacacacacacacacacacatacacatacattcacaaacacacaccatctctaaGGAACTTGAAATCCTGCCATGCTTTCAGGCTTGtccatgagacacagacaccacacaaaATCCTCAGAACCGGATATCTTGCATATTTTACAAGctagtgcaaacacacacatatacacacacacacacacacacacacacacacacacacacacacacacacacacacacacacacacacacacacacacacacacacactaatacaaatGTGCATCCACTGTGTGAATGATGGGCAATGCATTTACTGTATGATCACCAGTGTTGACAACCAGCTATCCTTGACCTCGTTCGTTCCTTTAGTTGTCACTCTAGTAGCAAAGAACCTTGACGGAATATAGACCTATATCTTGGGGTGGAAATAATATGCATGCACActgatatatacatacacatactgtgtaTTCAATTctacatatagacatacaccTACCCTTATGTGCATACACGCAAATGTCTATGTGAATGATATGACTGACATTTGAAATGTAAGAACAATGCTAGATAGTGTAGATCTATGCTACATAGTATAGATCAATGGTAGATAGTGTAGATCTATGCTAGATAGTGTATATCAATACTAGATAGTGTAGGTCAATACTAGATATTGTAGATCAATACTAGGTAGTGTAGATTGTATTCTGAGAGCAGTGAGGAGTTCAGAGCAGGGCTGTGTTTGTTAGGCAgcttgagagaggaggagtagggTGAACCAGGGCCAGTGTGTCCCACTACTGCTGCCTTCACTTAATTATAACAAGCTGCACAAGTCTCTGACATGTGCTCACTGTCTGCCTTTGGGATAAACAACACAGTCCACACGCAGTCAGTCagttgaaacaaacacacacgcaaacacacacacacacacacgcccgacgcacacacacacacacacacacacacgtgtaagtATAATCTATTTAATCTTACATAgtatgacacatacacatacaaaaacacacacatgcacacacacaacatccatgTCCCCATCCTCCAACAACCCCCcgccgcccacacacacacactcagtgaaccTTACCTACCTTTGTAGCTGTTTCCATgctggcaggcagagagaggtctgactcattctctctatctctatctttctctctttctctctgctcttcatTTTTAAGCCccaatttctctttctctcaccactAAAAAAAGCTGGAACTTTTGTTTTCCTATTTGCACTCCCTGAAGCTGGTCCAATTGCCTCTGTTCAGAATTAAAAATCAGTTACTCTCTTGTCTCCACATCACAGGGTTATACCCGGCCAATCAGTGCCTCATTTCAACTAAAGGAAAAGGAACTTTAAAAGCATTTGTGGATTATTTTAAGCATCTCATTGCTGCAAAGGCATGTTAAACACAGATTCACTATTATTGAAACCAACACTGTtccaagcaaacaaacacacaaacacacacacacaaacacacacacacagacacacacacacagaaaacttaAGAAGGCAGTACAAGAGACCACTTGTGCAGCAGAGGAGGAATAAAGAAAGaacgactgagagagagggagaaagagagagaggagaggcagaaagagagagagaggagatggagaaagagagagggttatAAAAAGAGCAAAAGCCCACCGGCATTCATCGTACTATAATCAAATTGCACTGGTGAATGAATCGGCCTGTTCAGGGCACCCAGCAACGATTTGGGCCGGAGTggagcagagtagagtagagcagagcagagcagagcagagctgagtaGAGCCACAGCTGCCCAGAGCTCTGCTGACCCACTTTCCCAGCACACTGAACCACTGGGCACAGGCAGCACACCGGCCAGCCCCGGCCAGCGCCGAGCGGGACAACATGTCCTCAAAGAGGCCCCCGTCCGTCAGCGTAAATGTGCTCGGGAGCTAAGCCCGGATGATGCGGTCCGAGTCTTTTTCTgggtcttttttcccctcactgAAAAGCTAAAAGCCACAAGTCGATGTTCAAAAAGGAGCTAAATGGATCTGTCACAGATTTTATTTTGAGTGTTAGTGGGTTTCATTGCAGATTagggagcaacagagagagagggagagacatctcCATTTCATGAGGCCATTGAGGATGGACTTTTTCTCCCTACATCTTGACATCTTTGGATATCAACAGACACTGTTGATGAATATAAACCCCATAATGACCAGAAAGACCACTCGTGCCAAAAAAAGTGTCATAGCCCAACCAAAAATGCTCCTCCACAACAACTGACTCACAGCCCAGCTGTACTCAGTTCCTGGGGATTTCTGGCCTGATGGGATTGGTTATGGCTACAACGCAAAGGAAAATGAAATAAGGCGGTCTGGGGCTACCAAGGTGATCTCAATCAACTGGGATATAGCTGGCAGAAGTGTGACAGAATGCATGAACATCAGGCAGACCAGACCGTTTTAGAAGTAAGGCAGCCCATCAGAGTCTTAGTGATTCCGGGCGTCTGGCAAAGGTCAAGGTCACGGTCTCAAAGAGATTAGAGGGCGGGGCCGAGCTGACGGACAGGCTCTTAGATCAGTGTCATTAGAGGACATCAGTGCTGAAGGGGGGACCCTCCCAGATTATATTAAAGTCCTTGATCTGTGACCCCTTAAGAATATAGGGGGTTGACAATGCTGGGGGCTCATAAAGATGTAAAAGTCAATGCCATAGAGATGCCCATGAGATGGgcttcacacaagcacactatcttaCTTAGGTGTAGGTGCTCAGGACCCGAATTCACAAAGCATCTTAAGGCTAAATGTAGCTCCTAACTTGCTGATTTAGAAGAAACTCCTAAAAATAGTGGGCGAGTCAGTCCTAACCTTTTTTGACTAAGGATAATTCACAAGGATAAAATTAAACTAGCTCCTGTCTACATATCATCATACAGATGCATTTTGAAGACTGTGCAAAGATACTCTACATATTCCATTATTATTTAATGTGCAACCTAtgtcacatattcatttatttattgttctttgCAGTAGGCAATGAAGTGCATGCCTACTCATtggcacagacctgtcactcatcaaccaatcaTTGAGGTCATTGAAGGCAAACATATGCATGAGACTTGACGTCAACCATAGTCTTTCCCTTAGCTAAGGATTTCTCGCttttccttagtaaaagttGGTCTTAGCAGCTTTGTGAATACGATTTAGGAGAAAACGTTTAGTTAGAAACTTTAGCGCGACTCTTAGTGGTAACATGCTTTGTAGGAATACGATTTAGGACAAAACGTTTAGTTAGAAACTTTAGTGCGACTCTTAGTGGTAACATGCTTTGTGAATATGATTTAGGAGAAAACGTTTAGTTAGAAACTTTAGTGTGACTCTTAGTGGTAACATGCTTTGTGCCTACGGGCCCAGATCACACAGTGCTGCTGCAATGTATCTGTGGTCTGCAGCTATTGCATTTTTGAGGGTTCCAACACAAGAATGCCCTGTGTACCTCACCtctgtttaaaatgtttaacaTTTTGCAGCAAGTAAACCCACAACCACAGCAGTAATCCTTGTCCCCCAACTCCCTGACCTTGGCATGACCATCACTGTGCTGAACTAAATGTGCAGTTGCAGACTTTCTGGTTGAtgctttctgtttgtacttaaaGAAGAACCTTTACTACAAATGCAGAGATAACATCTGCTTTGGAATAATTACTTTTTGTCCTGGttacgtttatatttatttatttagcagatgcttttatccataAGAAACTTACATTACATTgcaaatatacattttcatcagcatCTGTACACCCTGGGGATTTAATTTATGACCTTGGTGAAGCTGAGCCACCAGATGATGGTTACATGCTTGGTTACAAGCATTCCAGTGACCTGAATACAGATCTGCCATGACgacttttcatttcattccagCATAAATGACCATAAAGGctctgtgtgagtttgacagTCCAACCTTGCCATCATTACGCTCATCAGTGCCAGCCAAGAGAGTAATGATCAGGCTGGAGCAAGGTGGACTGAATGCATTAGTATGCTAATAGGCAGATGTGGGGGAATCCATGTTAGACTCTTCTGAGCAGACTGGTGTAGTGCTGAATACAAAGAGACAAACCGCTCTTAGCAAATATTTGCACATTTGCAGGAACGGTTTGCTGGTTGTTCTGGGGAGAACAGCGCGCATGCATGACGAGACCAGAATTGCCAAGGTGAAAAGTATGGACTGTGAAGGAGGCTGACATAATAGGTTTCTCCTCTGATCGCTCAATCGCTGGTTGAAACCTTTCGCCCCTTTTTGCTCCTTATTCTCTGAAAAACATATTGAAGTTGATAGCCGCTCCTGTTAAACCCAGATTAGATATTTTTTTGCCTCTTCACAAGCATTTGTGAGCCCTTGATTTGATATGCAATGGAAatttccctcacacaccctAACTGTTGAAGTGTGGTATACTGAGACTTACATCTTTCCACACTATGCCTTTTCAGCTGTTCCTCGCACTCTAGGGGCCCTAGTTTCAATGACGGGTAGCAAGCAAAGCAACAAAAAGAACGAGCAAAGACGAAAGTCTCCCACACGTCAcacaatagctttagttcatgcacaacagactttgctcgttgctcgttgctttgcttgttgcctgtcaatgaaattaaGGCCCTAGGAGTTCACCTGTGAGCATAAACACTCACATGATGAAAACAAACTACAGGCCTACTATTAGATACATGATTTAGCTGGGAATTCAGTGCTGCACAGTGGGTCAGATGCTTAAAGCCACACAAGTAGTTACTCTGTGGAGCTGGTCAAAGTGTATTGAAATGGACTAGCGATGCTGAGAAATGGGCCCTTATAAAGTTCCCCAATAAACCATCGGGGCAAACATGGTGGTATGAAATGAACAGCACTGGATCTGTCCTTGTAAAAGTCCCTTTCTTCTCTCAGGACGTCTCGCCAACACAGAGCAGTACAGGTCTCTGTTTGTTAGAGAGGACACCCTTCCAACAACACACCACATGCaaacatttactgtgtgtgtttgtttcacagtagggaaaaagagtgagagcgTGTTCagtggctcacacaaacaagaggTCATTGAATTATTTGTCGTGTTTGGATATTTAAAGCTGTTACCTGCAGAAAGGTCCAGTTCCATCAACGAAGAAGCACTGGCCTCCGTTGGAGCAGTAGTTGGGAAGCTGATCACAGGGCGACTTGCAGCTCCCGTTGCGGCAGTCGGACCCGTTGGTGCCGTCGGCGACCccggggggaggggcggggtcCTCGGCTCCAGCCCCGCTGGTGAGGGGGCCATCGGGGGCCAGGAGACCAGGGATGGGGATGCGGGGCCGGTAGGGAcgaggaggtggggtggtggtgatgtCGTCGTCATAGAggtcggtggtggtggtgtcggAGTACTCgtcgggggagggggagatgcTGTCGTCGTATGGGGTGAGGTAGTCGTAGTTGTCAGGCATGGTCCAGGACGTGGGGTCACGACCTTGCAGCTCATGGGCGGATGGGGCAGGAGTCTCAAGGTCACGCGAATCAGAGTCCATGAAGTCCACAGTGAGGGTGTCGGAGTTGGAAAGGCGCACGACGGGTgactgggtggtggtgggggtgaacTCCCGGTCCAGGTCGAACACGGTGGTTTCCAGGGCCCCCTTGGCACTCTGCCAGGGTGCATCGGTGGGCATGGCCAGCTTGCGGCCCTCGTCTTCGTCCTCCTCAAGCAGCTCCTGCTGGGTGTTTCCGGGGGAGTGGGGCAGCAGGTGGTCCGTCTCCGCCGAGTCTGGACTGAGTGCATGGCGGCCCCCAGCTCCGGTCTCCTCCTCGCCGGCCACAGGGAAGCCCTCTCCTCCCATCATGCCGCTCCCAgcgccctctccatctcttggcTTGCGTCCGGCCCTCTGGCTGTCAGCATCAACCACCCTGGTGAGATCTGCCATCTTCTCGCCCTCGTCCCCGCTGAGCGGTAAGGTCACGTTCACAGCGGTGTCCGGTGACACAGTCACATTTGCTCCGATGGAATTCCCTGTAGAGATAAAGAGGTATACATTAATTACAGTTTCACTTTCGTTTTGCCAACTTCATATTAAATATCCTTATTACAATGTACCTACATATGTAATAATACTTCTCATCCCTATACACATTATAAGATGGTACAGAACTTAACGCAAACCTAATTCTAATGCCAAGAATATAAAAATACATACTAATACAAACAGCACATTGAACGTAAATATCAACAACAGCAGTTGAGGACACATAATGGAGTAGGGGTGTAAAATGCCAGAGACTTCCTTATTCGATATAACAATGAGTGTGGGCCAGTCACTTCTCTTGTGACTGACTTTGCTGTACAATTCAGCAGTAAATTTGTGCTTTCTGGGAAGGGACTTAATTGGCATTAATTGCTGTTAATCTTTAACATGATAAACAGGCATCAATCAGTGCTAGTGATCTGACACACAAAACCAGTTTGACAGTACACTGCACGGACACAGCCACCCGGCCATCACATCTCCACTAAGAGAGGATTTTTGATCTCCATCAATTATTTCCAGACGAGCGAGTCTTCCCATTTCCTTCCAAAGCAGCTTTGCCAAGCCCCTGGATTAAGAGTAATAATTTTACTAATGTACTTGGGGATGGCAAGGAGCTCGGATTAGGGATTAGGGTGCGGGACTAAGAGCCCAGGGGCTCCCTGTGGGGCGTCATAGTGATccggacagagacagagggagggagagagagagacagacagcttctTCAACCAATCTCAATCCAGCAGCAGGTCCCACCACAAACGACCATTAAAAGGACCCCTAAGAATTCCTTATCAATAACAATTTACTAGAGACAACATAATTCCACTAAAAAGGCATACTCCGGGAATTAATTACTAAACTAATAATTCTTTGGGAAAAGGTCCCTGTGGCAGCAATGAAAGTCATGGCTATGAGGAGGGAATAAACTGAAATTACAGAGTGATCAATCTGCTTCTGAGACAGAGGTGCATACGCTTATCCTGCCAAAACGACAATTGTGCTTATTTTTCTCGTGGTTCTGCAGCTGTTGAAAAGCTGGCTTTTAAAATTAGGGTCGAATGTAGGCTAATCCATGCCCCAGCCTCCGTTACTCCACCTCTGCAAAACGCATTGCCAGAACCACGGCACCGCTCCAGCGGAAAAACTATGGcgaaaccccacacacacacacacgaccatcACACTCCATGTTACATTAGccaaggaaagaaaaacaaacagaaagaaaagaaaagaaaaggaaggaaagaaagaaaggaaagaaaaagctCTCCTGCTAGtgccttccctcctctctcttgggGAACTACCCTGTGTTCTCATCTGACAGTTTCCTCACTAATAAGGCGCTTCAGCAGAGCGCTGCACGCCTTTGGGTGTCTTCAAACAGCTAAAAACGCCATCAGATTTTGCTTTCCATTCCAACGAGCCGTAAACAAGATGAAAGCATCCCaaagacattgagagagagagagagagagagagagagagagagagagggagagggagagagagagtataggcATCTAGAGTCGATTTCCATACAAGAAAGACATCTTGGGTCTGGATTTCATTAACACGTCTGGAGGACCACTGCCGAGTAACTGTGACAGGTCTGTTAGGGGCCATTTGATACTGTATCATTGCGCTCATATGAATATGGGCTTCGGTCCAAGACTGCAGCAGAGTCCGCACCAGACCTGGGCCACATGAAGGCCAGATATGCGCCAGAGTTAATTCTTCATGTGGGTAGGGtcctgagggaggtgtgtgtgtgtgtgttggggggggggggggggggggggggggggggggggttggtggctTGAGTGGAAACACTGAGCAGAACATATTGGCACAGGTCTCCCTGTGTGGAAACAACCTCTGAGTCATCTTAGAGGACAGGCCCAGTGGAGGAGAAGTCCAGGGTTCTCCCTCTGAAACACTCACATGTTCAAATACATTCCTCTTCACGCTTCGGCTGACTGATTCGGTTGGGGTCAGTCTATGCTGTGATTGCTGTTTGGGTATCCAAATTGATTCCGATTGACTCAAATTCAATCGTTTTGGGCAAAAAATtatttgtttgcatttgtttctTCGTAATCCTCTTGGCTCCCATAGCTCTACGAGCTGTGGATTACCTTCCTGCCAGAATCAGTTATGTATTTCTGATGCTCATTTCAATTAAACACGCCTTTTGCTGTGCCCCTCCTTGATGAGGTAATTGGATTACTGGATAACCTTCAGCTCAACCTCCTGGGATGAAATAAGATATGCAATAACAAAACACGTCAGGAAAAGGCGAGGTTAATCGCAGTTACCGGCTCAATGCACCTCACTAGCCGACGAGGGCTTGAATTTTGAGCTTTTTGTTGAATTAAATCAAACTGAAGTAATCCTTACAGTTTCAGTCATACCAATTTATGTACAGTCTGGGTTTGCGAGAAGTCTTGCACTACACTGCACTGGTAACTCAGCATACAGTACAGAACCAGAGCTGTATGCACTAGTATGTGAAATCACATATGTTTCACTATAAGCCCAGTGAAAAGTGAGTTGGCGGCCAACTGTTGGCCAAAGATGCTCCACTGTGATTCTACAACCCTTCAAGGAACAACTCGGCATGCACTGAGAAAAGCTCTTAAAACTTAAAAAAGATCTTGTACAAGTAGTTATTTTATGTTGATGCTTGTTATGTTGAAGCCACCACATTAATCAAGGCCTGATTTTCCAGTTCCCTCTTGGAAGCATGCAAGAGATAAGCATGTGCAAATGATCAGGCTGCAgtagaaacacaacacacatgatgCTGTGTGGGGACTCAGGGCTCAGGACACATCCAAAATGAATTTAATTTGACTAATTACCCCATCTAGAAAATTATGTG
The DNA window shown above is from Clupea harengus chromosome 11, Ch_v2.0.2, whole genome shotgun sequence and carries:
- the cspg5a gene encoding chondroitin sulfate proteoglycan 5 isoform X2 — translated: MNGKVVYTGCWRLPALAFVVILHLIPLFAHGNSIGANVTVSPDTAVNVTLPLSGDEGEKMADLTRVVDADSQRAGRKPRDGEGAGSGMMGGEGFPVAGEEETGAGGRHALSPDSAETDHLLPHSPGNTQQELLEEDEDEGRKLAMPTDAPWQSAKGALETTVFDLDREFTPTTTQSPVVRLSNSDTLTVDFMDSDSRDLETPAPSAHELQGRDPTSWTMPDNYDYLTPYDDSISPSPDEYSDTTTTDLYDDDITTTPPPRPYRPRIPIPGLLAPDGPLTSGAGAEDPAPPPGVADGTNGSDCRNGSCKSPCDQLPNYCSNGGQCFFVDGTGPFCRCNVQEYVWNKGARCESVITEFQVMCIAIGASAVMLLLLFMIIVCFAKQLHVLKTENNKLRKRSSKYRPSSEQHNDNFSLSTIAEGSHPNKTMSRYTWECKNKEDPDCEDDPHAQNKLEDSVKAPPPKEDESLNIQNSLTPKQENHKGLGDENSSEVNSLQNNMM
- the cspg5a gene encoding chondroitin sulfate proteoglycan 5 isoform X5, whose translation is MNGKVVYTGCWRLPALAFVVILHLIPLFAHGNSIGANVTVSPDTAVNVTLPLSGDEGEKMADLTRVVDADSQRAGRKPRDGEGAGSGMMGGEGFPVAGEEETGAGGRHALSPDSAETDHLLPHSPGNTQQELLEEDEDEGRKLAMPTDAPWQSAKGALETTVFDLDREFTPTTTQSPVVRLSNSDTLTVDFMDSDSRDLETPAPSAHELQGRDPTSWTMPDNYDYLTPYDDSISPSPDEYSDTTTTDLYDDDITTTPPPRPYRPRIPIPGLLAPDGPLTSGAGAEDPAPPPGVADGTNGSDCRNGSCKSPCDQLPNYCSNGGQCFFVDGTGPFCRCNVQEYVWNKGARCESVITEFQVMCIAIGASAVMLLLLFMIIVCFAKQLHVLKTENNKLRKRSKYRPSSEQHNDNFSLSTIAEGSHPNKTMSRYTWECKNKEDPDCEDDPHAQNKLEDSVKAPPPKEDESLNIQNSLTPKQENHKGLGDENSSEVNSLQNNMM
- the cspg5a gene encoding chondroitin sulfate proteoglycan 5 isoform X1; this translates as MNGKVVYTGCWRLPALAFVVILHLIPLFAHGNSIGANVTVSPDTAVNVTLPLSGDEGEKMADLTRVVDADSQRAGRKPRDGEGAGSGMMGGEGFPVAGEEETGAGGRHALSPDSAETDHLLPHSPGNTQQELLEEDEDEGRKLAMPTDAPWQSAKGALETTVFDLDREFTPTTTQSPVVRLSNSDTLTVDFMDSDSRDLETPAPSAHELQGRDPTSWTMPDNYDYLTPYDDSISPSPDEYSDTTTTDLYDDDITTTPPPRPYRPRIPIPGLLAPDGPLTSGAGAEDPAPPPGVADGTNGSDCRNGSCKSPCDQLPNYCSNGGQCFFVDGTGPFCRCNVQEYVWNKGARCESVITEFQVMCIAIGASAVMLLLLFMIIVCFAKQLHVLKTENNKLRKRSKYRPSSEQHNDNFSLSTIAEGSHPNVRKLCDTPPNLPHARALAYYDNIICQDDPHAQNKLEDSVKAPPPKEDESLNIQNSLTPKQENHKGLGDENSSEVNSLQNNMM
- the cspg5a gene encoding chondroitin sulfate proteoglycan 5 isoform X3, giving the protein MNGKVVYTGCWRLPALAFVVILHLIPLFAHGNSIGANVTVSPDTAVNVTLPLSGDEGEKMADLTRVVDADSQRAGRKPRDGEGAGSGMMGGEGFPVAGEEETGAGGRHALSPDSAETDHLLPHSPGNTQQELLEEDEDEGRKLAMPTDAPWQSAKGALETTVFDLDREFTPTTTQSPVVRLSNSDTLTVDFMDSDSRDLETPAPSAHELQGRDPTSWTMPDNYDYLTPYDDSISPSPDEYSDTTTTDLYDDDITTTPPPRPYRPRIPIPGLLAPDGPLTSGAGAEDPAPPPGVADGTNGSDCRNGSCKSPCDQLPNYCSNGGQCFFVDGTGPFCRCNVQEYVWNKGARCESVITEFQVMCIAIGASAVMLLLLFMIIVCFAKQLHVLKTENNKLRKRSSKYRPSSEQHNDNFSLSTIAEGSHPNDDPHAQNKLEDSVKAPPPKEDESLNIQNSLTPKQENHKGLGDENSSEVNSLQNNMM
- the cspg5a gene encoding chondroitin sulfate proteoglycan 5 isoform X4, with amino-acid sequence MNGKVVYTGCWRLPALAFVVILHLIPLFAHGNSIGANVTVSPDTAVNVTLPLSGDEGEKMADLTRVVDADSQRAGRKPRDGEGAGSGMMGGEGFPVAGEEETGAGGRHALSPDSAETDHLLPHSPGNTQQELLEEDEDEGRKLAMPTDAPWQSAKGALETTVFDLDREFTPTTTQSPVVRLSNSDTLTVDFMDSDSRDLETPAPSAHELQGRDPTSWTMPDNYDYLTPYDDSISPSPDEYSDTTTTDLYDDDITTTPPPRPYRPRIPIPGLLAPDGPLTSGAGAEDPAPPPGVADGTNGSDCRNGSCKSPCDQLPNYCSNGGQCFFVDGTGPFCRCNVQEYVWNKGARCESVITEFQVMCIAIGASAVMLLLLFMIIVCFAKQLHVLKTENNKLRKRRMILMPRTSWRTP